The Suncus etruscus isolate mSunEtr1 chromosome 14, mSunEtr1.pri.cur, whole genome shotgun sequence genome contains a region encoding:
- the ZNF324 gene encoding zinc finger protein 324A, translating into MVWGTGLLAFEDVAVHFSREEWRLLDAAQRALYRQVMLDNFAMVASLGLATSKPRVVTLLQRGEEPWVLRRKNVNPAGNTHRKPSPGSRLVLKDQTVSAEVAQSETLACGPPQVLPWMLRATGASEHEKSLQSLQVTTPSWERKSTGVSVIYWEKLLLGPSNSETNISLRLISPEGIPLQEKALTNHSTSSGQTPDFAASHTDEEPGISRVWQEPTNWDHLGDAFQVGTGLLPGEKAFECRLCSKVFVKSSDLLKHLRTHTGERPYECAQCGKAFSQTSHLTQHQRIHSGETPYACPTCGKAFRHSSSLVRHQRIHTAEKAFRCSECGKAFSHGSNLSQHLKIHAGGRPYACARCGRRFCRNSHLIQHERTHTGEKPYVCALCGAAFSQGSSLFKHQRVHTGEKPFTCAQCGRAFSHSSNLTQHQLLHTGERPFRCGDCGKAFAKGSVLLSHQRIHTGEKPYVCGQCGRAFRERAALFHHQRIHTGEKALMRPRARTQTRPSSGASRDSMKETGASPASDTFVVPQLFES; encoded by the exons ATGGTCTGGGGGACG GGCCTGCTGGCCTTCGAGGACGTGGCGGTGCACTTCTCCAGGGAGGAGTGGCGGCTCCTGGACGCAGCCCAGAGGGCCCTGTACCGCCAGGTGATGCTGGACAACTTCGCGATGGTGGCCTCCCTGG GACTTGCCACCTCCAAGCCCCGGGTGGTTACCCTGCTCCAGCGTGGTGAGGAGCCGTGGGTTCTCCGCAGGAAGAATGTGAACCCAGCCGGGAACACCCACAGAAAGCCAAGCCCTG GTTCACGGCTTGTGTTAAAGGACCAAACTGTTTCTGCAGAAGTGGCACAATCAGAAACCTTAGCTTGTGGACCCCCTCAGGTCCTTCCTTGGATGCTCCGTGCTACTGGTGCCAGTGAACATGAAAAAAGCCTGCAGAGTTTGCAGGTAACCACCCCTTCCTGGGAGAGAAAGTCCACGGGAGTGTCAGTGATCTATTGGGAGAAGCTTCTACTGGGTCCTAGCAACAGTGAGACCAACATCAGTCTGCGGCTGATTTCCCCCGAGGGGATCCCACTCCAGGAAAAGGCCCTCACAAACCATTCAACGTCATCTGGACAAACTCCAGACTTTGCGGCTAGTCATACTGACGAGGAACCAGGCATCAGCAGAGTTTGGCAAGAGCCAACGAACTGGGACCATCTCGGTGATGCCTTTCAGGTGGGCACTGGCCTTCTTCCAGGGGAGAAGGCCTTTGAGTGCAGGTTGTGCAGCAAGGTGTTTGTGAAGAGCTCTGACCTGCTGAAGCATCTGCGCACGCACACTGGCGAGCGGCCCTATGAGTGTGCACAGTGCGGCAAGGCCTTCAGCCAGACCTCACACCTGACGCAGCACCAACGCATCCACAGTGGCGAGACGCCATACGCGTGCCCCACCTGTGGCAAGGCCTTCCGGCACAGTTCTTCACTTGTGCGGCACCAGCGCATCCACACAGCAGAGAAGGCCTTCCGCTGCAGCGAGTGTGGCAAGGCCTTCAGCCACGGCTCTAACCTTAGCCAGCACCTCAAGATTCACGCCGGTGGGCGGCCCTACGCCTGTGCTCGGTGTGGCCGCCGCTTTTGCCGAAACTCCCATCTGATTCAGCATGAGCGCACACACACGGGTGAGAAGCCTTACGTTTGCGCACTTTGCGGTGCAGCCTTCAGCCAGGGCTCCTCCCTCTTCAAGCACCAGCGTGTACACACAGGTGAGAAGCCCTTCACTTGTGCACAGTGCGGCCGGGCATTCAGCCACAGCTCCAACCTTACCCAGCACCAGCTGCTGCACACGGGTGAACGGCCCTTCCGCTGTGGGGACTGTGGCAAGGCCTTTGCCAAGGGCTCCGTGCTGCTCAGCCACCAGCGTATACACACTGGCGAGAAGCCTTACGTGTGTGGGCAGTGCGGTCGGGCCTTCAGAGAACGCGCAGCCCTCTTCCACCACCAGCGGATACACACTGGCGAGAAGGCCCTGATGCGACCCCGGGCCCGCACTCAGACTAGGCCTTCTTCAGGGGCATCCAGGGACAGCATGAAAGAAACTGGGGCCAGTCCTGCCTCAGATACCTTTGTAGTCCCACAGTTGTTTGAGAGCTGA
- the RNF225 gene encoding RING finger protein 225, which produces MPCPRPPWLRRPRAPQSPGSPGSASAPPTPGRAEEDEDDDADGPGAGPILPPASPTECLICACPFDGVYKLPKRLDCGHVFCLECLARLSLATAGGGHAVACPVCRAPTRLAPRRGLPALPTQAGLLPRAPRGQDPGQGQGQVRFDRRRGLLYLRPPPAPASAPRKARAAPPPPPLRLGRPLSRRLNMSSQAWAFNAAVALAVLVAAGLVVSGVYIFFLIPHAAASSAASGPARPQLVALAPAPGFSWLPPRPPAPRPPWTPRPEGAAPPGAAGDTPGEAGPGDTRETAEDRTPDHAAAGAHGAPGRTGGDARWPPDLPDAAADRTPDRAGGDARWPPDLRDAADWTPDRAGGDARWPPDLPDAADRTPDRAGGDAHWTPDRAGGDARWTPDLSEGADWAPDGAGIVHWYPGHARRVHGPPGRNGDAHRSPGLTQGAHWPPRPRWQS; this is translated from the coding sequence ATGCCCTGTCCCCGGCCGCCCTGGCTGCGCCGTCCCCGGGCGCCCCAGAGCCCCGGCTCCCCGGGGTCCGCCTCGGCGCCCCCCACCCCGGGCAGGGCCGAGGAGGACGAGGACGACGACGCCGACGGGCCGGGCGCCGGCCCCATCCTGCCGCCCGCGTCGCCCACCGAGTGCCTCATCTGCGCCTGCCCCTTCGACGGCGTCTACAAGCTGCCCAAGCGCCTGGACTGCGGCCACGTCTTCTGCCTCGAGTGCCTGGCGCGCCTGTCGCTGGCCACGGCGGGCGGCGGACACGCCGTGGCCTGCCCCGTGTGCCGCGCGCCCACCCGCCTGGCGCCGCGCCGCGGGCTGCCCGCGCTGCCCACGCAGGCCGGCCTGCTGCCCCGCGCGCCCCGCGGCCAGGACCCgggccagggccagggccaggTGCGCTTCGACCGCCGCCGCGGCCTCCTGTACCTGCGCCCGCCGCCCGCGCCCGCGTCCGCGCCCCGCAAGGCCCGCGCCGCGCCCCCGCCGCCCCCGCTGCGCCTCGGCCGGCCCCTGTCGCGCCGCCTGAACATGTCCAGCCAGGCCTGGGCCTTCAACGCCGCCGTGGCGCTGGCCGTGCTCGTGGCCGCCGGGCTGGTGGTCTCGGGCGTCTACATCTTCTTCCTCATCCCGCACGCCGCCGCCTCCTCCGCCGCCTCCGGCCCCGCGCGGCCCCAGCTCGTGGCGCTCGCGCCCGCGCCCGGCTTCTCCTGGCTCCCGCCCCGGCCCCCCGCGCCCCGGCCTCCGTGGACACCGCGCCCCGAGGGGGCCGCACCGCCGGGGGCTGCGGGGGACACGCCGGGGGAGGCGGGGCCCGGGGACACCCGGGAGACGGCGGAGGACCGGACCCCCGACCACGCAGCAGCAGGCGCGCACGGCGCTCCGGGGCGCACCGGGGGGGATGCTCGCTGGCCCCCGGACCTCCCAGACGCCGCGGCGGACAGAACCCCGGACCGAGCAGGAGGGGATGCCCGCTGGCCCCCCGACCTTCGAGACGCCGCGGACTGGACCCCGGACAGAGCAGGAGGGGATGCCCGCTGGCCCCCGGACCTTCCAGACGCCGCGGACAGAACCCCGGACCGGGCAGGAGGGGATGCCCACTGGACCCCGGACCGAGCAGGAGGGGATGCCCGCTGGACCCCCGACCTTTCAGAAGGCGCAGACTGGGCCCCGGATGGCGCAGGGATTGTCCACTGGTACCCGGGCCACGCGAGACGCGTGCACGGTCCTCCAGGCCGCAACGGGGATGCTCACAGGTCCCCGGGCCTAACACAAGGCGCGCACTGGCCCCCCCGGCCCCGCTGGCAGAGCTGA